The sequence CGTAAGCTAAAGCTAAAGGGAGGGCACCGGCACTATCTTGTTCGACAAACAAACGAGCGTGAGGAATAACCCCTTCTTTAACCGAGTTCAGCAGTTTGTCTTTTATATCCTTTTGTCCGATTACCTCTCTAAAAAACATATTAATATATTGCTTTAGCTATTTGTCTTACGCTATCGGTAGCCATAAGCGTATAGAAATGTATACTTGGCACTCCTCTGCGAATTAATTCTTTACATTGTTCTATAGTCCACTCTATACCTATTTGTTTCGCTTCTTCATCACTTTTACATTTCATTAGTTCAGAAGCCAAAGGTTCAGGAATGTCTGACCTGAAAACTTTGGGTAATACTGTAAGTTGATTTTTGAAAACAACCGGCTTAATGCCTGGAATGATAGGAACGTTAATACCTTCTTGTTTACAACGTTCTAAGAAGTCGAAATACTTCTGGTTGTCGAAAAACATTTGAGTAACAGCATAGTCGGCTCCTGAAGCTATTTTTTGTTTAAGATAGTATATGTCTGAATCTATATTAGGAGCTTCTTCGTGTTTCTCGGGATAACAAGCAACACCGTAAGAGAATTTAATGTCGGGCTTATCGAAGATATTACCTTCCAAGTCGATTCCTTGATTGTAGTTGTTAACCTGTTCTATCAACTCAGTAGTGTGATTGTGGCTTTTACCTTCTGGAATCTGGTTGCGTTCTAACTTGTTAGCATCTCCACGAAGTAATAAGAGTTCAGAAACTCCAAGATATTGAAGGTCTATAAGAGCATACTCTGTTTCTTCTTTAGTAAAACCCTTGCATATAATGTGCGGAACGGCTGGTATGTTGTAATAATTCTGAATGGCAGCTGCAATAGCTACAGTTCCAGGACGTTTCCTGACATTTACTTTCTTCAACAAACCATCAGCATTTTCCTTATAAATATTCTCACTATGGTGAGTTGTGATATTGATATATTTAGGATCAAATTCTTTCAACTTGTCTATAATGCTACATACTTTAGAGAAATTGTTACCCTTCATAGGAGGTAAAATCTCAAAAGAAAATGCAGTTTTCTGACTGTTGTTTAATAAATCTATTAGACTCATACAACTTTTAATGTAAATTTAGTTACAAAGATAGTAATTATTAACACACTAAAGTGTAACTTTGCGTGTTAAAAACATATAAGCAATGGAAAATATAAATTGGTCTGATTTGTCTTTCGGTTATATGAAGACAGATTACAACGTTAGAAGTTATTACAAAGACGGCAAATGGAGTGATTTAGAGGTTACAGATTCCGACCAAATCACGATGCACATGGCAGCAACTTGTTTGCATTACGGACAAGAAGCATTCGAAGGTCTTAAAGCATTCAGAGGTAAAGACGGCAAAACTCGCATCTTTAGAATGAGAGAGAACGCTTTACGTCTGCAAGCTTCATCTCGTGGAGTTATGATGGCTGAATTTCCAGTAGAGCTATTTGAAAAAGCAGTTATTGAAGCTGTAAAACAAAACGAACGTTTTATTCCTCCTTACGAAAGTGGAGCTTCTTTATATATTCGTCCGTTATTAATAGGAACCGGAGCCCAAGTTGGGGTTAAGCCTGCAAAAGAATATCTTTTTATTGTATTCGTTACACCTGTAGGACCTTACTTTAAAGAAGGATTTAAGCCTACTCCTTATGTTATATTGAGAGGTTTCGACCGTGCAGCTCCTCACGGAACAGGAACAATTAAAGTTGGTGGTAATTACGCTGCAAGTCTTACAGCTGGCGAAATTGCTCACGAAAAAGGTTATTCGGCAGTTCTTTATCTTGATGCTAAAGAAAAGAAATATATAGACGAATGCGGTCCTGCTAACTTCTTCGGAATAAAAGACAATACATACATCACGCCCGAATCTTCGTCAATCTTACCATCTATAACAAACAAGAGTTTAATGGTATTGGCAGAAGAATTAGGAATGAAGGTAGAGCGTCGCCCTATCCCAGTAGAAGAACTTGAAACATTTGAAGAAGCTGGAGCTTGCGGAACAGCCGCAGTTATTAGCCCTGTTTTAAGAATAGATGATTTAGACGAAAACAAATCTTACGTTATGTCTAAAGACGGAGAGCCAGGTCCGTTAAGCTTAAAACTTTATAACAAACTTCGCGCTATACAGTACGGCGATGAAGCAGATAAATACGACTGGGTTACAATAGTAGAGTAATTCCCGCATTAATATTCGTCATCTCAAGCAGATTATACAGATTAAAATCTTTGCTTGAGATGACGTTTGTTTTAGAAATCAAACCATTTAGTATTACCTCTATTCCCAATTCTGTCGTTACTTTTCTTTAATTGATTAATTGGGTGATGCTTATCTTCTCTGAAATACACGGCATTCTTTGCAGTAAAGTCTATCGAAAAAATACGGATTGGTCTTTTAATGTTAATTCTCTTTTTCATGGCAATAGTTTTATCTTGTTAAAGTAAAACGTATATACCTTAAAAAAAGTTTAGAGTTAATAAAGAAAAGACATATCGTAGCCTAATTGGCTATCATTAGTTACTAATAACTCTATACGGTTAAGCCTGGCTGCCTATATACAAATTCAACAACCTTATACGGCTCTACATTAAAGCCTCATTTATAGCCTCATTTAAAGCCTCTTCTTGAATAAACTCGGCTCTCTTAATCCTATAGCCTTACATTGATTTACTATATCTCTCGTTCCTGTTCCCATTCTCTCAATATAACCAGCCATATTATTCTTATTTCAGTGTAAAGATATAAATTATTTATTACTAAATACTTTCTTCTCGGCTGTTTCAAGCTTTGAAACTACTCGTTTCTCACTTTGATATAATTCGTTTCTCGGCTTGAAACTATTTGTTTCACTTAACTGAAACTACTTGTTTCACCTAACTGAAACAACTCGTTTCAACCTAATGAAACAACCTGTTTCACCCGTGTGAAACAAATTTAATGGTGAGGAGATACCTGAACGGAGAAGTTATATCGCTCGATATACTCGTCGAAGACTGGCTCTTTCTCTATCCCTTCTTTGCGGAAAAGGTCGCGAATAAACTCTTGTTGCTCTGGAGTTATAAGATACTCCTTGTTATATATGCGGTAATAGCGATTGTGTTCAAGGTATCTATGTATTGCCTTCTTTATTCGGTTGTATTTAGTGTGCGGCAAATCGTCGTATAAATGAGAGATTCCCAAAGCGTAGCGTAGCTTCTTTATAGGCTCGAAGTATCGGCATTCGCTTTCCGATTTATTAACGGGTGAGGGATTGACTATCTTAAACACTGAAACTTCGTCGGGGATTGCTTGTCCGACCTTAAAGCGTAGGCAGCTATCTGATTTCTTACATACTGCGTTCAGACAATGAACGTAACTCTGGGGGACTTCTTTGTAATCAAATTCTTCTTTCATAGCGTTTTTAATTAAGCTGCAAATATACAGTATTTATTTCATTTGCAACCACATCTGGCAGATAGGAAGAGTAAAATAATATCGTCGGGCGCTTATTTTTATTACATTCTTCATTATTTTGTTGTACTTTTGCAGGCAAATATCAAACAATGAATAGAAACATTCTTATAACTGGGGCCAACGGGCAATTGGGTAGCGAACTGCGTTGCATTGCCGACAATTACTCTAACTTCATCTTCTTTTTTACCGACATAGATACTTTAGACCTTACAAACAAGGATGCCGTGTCGAATTATGTAGAAGACAACAAAATACATTACATTGTAAATTGCGCCGCATACACCGCTGTTGATAAAGCCGAAGACGATGCCGATTTATGTTATAAGATAAATGTAGATGCCGTTAAGAATATTGCGAATGCCGCTCGCAGCAAAGCTAAAGCTAAGGTTATACATATATCTACCGATTATGTTTTTGACGGAGAAGGCAATCGTCCTTATAAAGAAACAGACAACACCAATCCGCAATCGGTTTATGGGAAGAGCAAAAGAGAGGGCGAAGAGGCGTTGCTCGACTCTAATCCCGACAGCATAATAATAAGAACGGCTTGGCTTTATTCTTCTTTCGGAAATAACTTCGTGAAAACGATGCTTCGTTTGAGTAAAGAAAGAGAAGAACTTAATGTTGTTGCCGATCAAAAAGGCACGCCAACTTATGCTGCCGACTTAGCGAAAGCTATATTAGATATTGTGGAGTATTCCGAAAGAAACAATAACTTCGCGTCGGGCATTTATCATTACAGCAACGAAGGCGAAACTACTTGGTTTGATTTCACCAACGAAATAGTAAAGCAGGCAGGCATCACAACTTGCAAGATTAATCCTATATCAACAGACCAATATCCGGTAAAGGCTAAGCGTCCTCAGTATAGCGTATTAGATAAAACAAAGATAAGAGACACCTTTAATATTGACGTTCCCGAATGGAGAGAATCGCTGAAGCGAGCTATCCGTTCAATGCAGTAATAATTAATAAACAATGAGCGAACTAACAAACGAAATACAGAAAAGGCGAACATTCGCCATAATAAGTCACCCCGATGCCGGGAAGACTACTCTTACCGAGAAACTTCTTCTTTTCGGGGGAGCCATACACGTAGCAGGAGCAGTTAAATCTAACAAGATAAAGAAAACGGCAACCTCCGACTGGATGGAGATTGAGAAACAAAGAGGTATATCTGTTGCCACATCGGTAATGGGATTTGATTACAAAGACCATAAGATAAACATATTAGACACTCCCGGTCACCAAGATTTCGCAGAAGATACCTACCGCACCCTAACCGCCGTCGACAGTGTTATTATTGTAGTGGATATAGCAAAAGGAGTGGAAGCTCAGACCCGCAAACTAATGGAGGTTTGTAGAATGAGGAAAACTCCCGTGATGGTATTCGTTAATAAGATGGACCGAGATGGAAAAGACCCATTCGACCTTCTTGACGAACTTGAACAAGAACTAAAGATTAATGTTCGCCCCCTAAGTTGGCCTATCGATATGGGCGCAACATTTAAGGGCGTTTATAACATATTCGAGCAACAATTAGATTTATATACTCCGAGTAAACAAACCGTTACCGAGTCTATTCAGTTCAAAGATGTGAATAGTCCTGAATTGGAAAACCACATTGGCGACAACCTTGCACAACAACTTCGTGCCGACTTAGAACTTATCGAAGGCGTATATCCCGAGTTTGACGTTAACACATACTTAAAAGGAGATATTGCTCCCGTATTCTTTGGTTCGGCTCTTAACAATTTCGGGGTAAAAGAGCTTTTAGACTGTTTTATTCAAATAGCACCATCGCCCCGCCCTGTAATGACGGAAGAAAGAATGGTAAATCCCGAGAACGACCCTTTCTCTGGCTTCATATTTAAGATTCACGCCAATATGGACCCTAACCATAGAAGCTGTATAGC is a genomic window of Dysgonomonadaceae bacterium PH5-43 containing:
- a CDS encoding methylenetetrahydrofolate reductase (NADPH) (product_source=KO:K00297; cath_funfam=3.20.20.220; cog=COG0685; ko=KO:K00297; pfam=PF02219; superfamily=51730; tigrfam=TIGR00676), coding for MSLIDLLNNSQKTAFSFEILPPMKGNNFSKVCSIIDKLKEFDPKYINITTHHSENIYKENADGLLKKVNVRKRPGTVAIAAAIQNYYNIPAVPHIICKGFTKEETEYALIDLQYLGVSELLLLRGDANKLERNQIPEGKSHNHTTELIEQVNNYNQGIDLEGNIFDKPDIKFSYGVACYPEKHEEAPNIDSDIYYLKQKIASGADYAVTQMFFDNQKYFDFLERCKQEGINVPIIPGIKPVVFKNQLTVLPKVFRSDIPEPLASELMKCKSDEEAKQIGIEWTIEQCKELIRRGVPSIHFYTLMATDSVRQIAKAIY
- a CDS encoding branched-chain amino acid aminotransferase (product_source=KO:K00826; cath_funfam=3.20.10.10,3.30.470.10; cog=COG0115; ko=KO:K00826; pfam=PF01063; superfamily=56752; tigrfam=TIGR01123); its protein translation is MENINWSDLSFGYMKTDYNVRSYYKDGKWSDLEVTDSDQITMHMAATCLHYGQEAFEGLKAFRGKDGKTRIFRMRENALRLQASSRGVMMAEFPVELFEKAVIEAVKQNERFIPPYESGASLYIRPLLIGTGAQVGVKPAKEYLFIVFVTPVGPYFKEGFKPTPYVILRGFDRAAPHGTGTIKVGGNYAASLTAGEIAHEKGYSAVLYLDAKEKKYIDECGPANFFGIKDNTYITPESSSILPSITNKSLMVLAEELGMKVERRPIPVEELETFEEAGACGTAAVISPVLRIDDLDENKSYVMSKDGEPGPLSLKLYNKLRAIQYGDEADKYDWVTIVE
- a CDS encoding hypothetical protein (product_source=Hypo-rule applied); protein product: MKKRINIKRPIRIFSIDFTAKNAVYFREDKHHPINQLKKSNDRIGNRGNTKWFDF
- a CDS encoding putative HTH transcriptional regulator (product_source=COG2865; cog=COG2865) is translated as MAGYIERMGTGTRDIVNQCKAIGLREPSLFKKRL
- a CDS encoding hypothetical protein (product_source=Hypo-rule applied; pfam=PF19555; superfamily=55282) produces the protein MKEEFDYKEVPQSYVHCLNAVCKKSDSCLRFKVGQAIPDEVSVFKIVNPSPVNKSESECRYFEPIKKLRYALGISHLYDDLPHTKYNRIKKAIHRYLEHNRYYRIYNKEYLITPEQQEFIRDLFRKEGIEKEPVFDEYIERYNFSVQVSPHH
- a CDS encoding dTDP-4-dehydrorhamnose reductase (product_source=KO:K00067; cath_funfam=3.40.50.720; cog=COG1091; ko=KO:K00067; pfam=PF04321; superfamily=51735; tigrfam=TIGR01214); amino-acid sequence: MNRNILITGANGQLGSELRCIADNYSNFIFFFTDIDTLDLTNKDAVSNYVEDNKIHYIVNCAAYTAVDKAEDDADLCYKINVDAVKNIANAARSKAKAKVIHISTDYVFDGEGNRPYKETDNTNPQSVYGKSKREGEEALLDSNPDSIIIRTAWLYSSFGNNFVKTMLRLSKEREELNVVADQKGTPTYAADLAKAILDIVEYSERNNNFASGIYHYSNEGETTWFDFTNEIVKQAGITTCKINPISTDQYPVKAKRPQYSVLDKTKIRDTFNIDVPEWRESLKRAIRSMQ
- a CDS encoding peptide chain release factor 3 (product_source=KO:K02837; cath_funfam=2.40.30.10,3.30.70.870,3.40.50.300; cog=COG4108; ko=KO:K02837; pfam=PF00009,PF16658; superfamily=50447,52540,54980; tigrfam=TIGR00503); the encoded protein is MSELTNEIQKRRTFAIISHPDAGKTTLTEKLLLFGGAIHVAGAVKSNKIKKTATSDWMEIEKQRGISVATSVMGFDYKDHKINILDTPGHQDFAEDTYRTLTAVDSVIIVVDIAKGVEAQTRKLMEVCRMRKTPVMVFVNKMDRDGKDPFDLLDELEQELKINVRPLSWPIDMGATFKGVYNIFEQQLDLYTPSKQTVTESIQFKDVNSPELENHIGDNLAQQLRADLELIEGVYPEFDVNTYLKGDIAPVFFGSALNNFGVKELLDCFIQIAPSPRPVMTEERMVNPENDPFSGFIFKIHANMDPNHRSCIAFLKVCSGKFERNTNYRHIRFDKMMKFSSVTAFMAQKKETVDEAYAGDIIGLPDTGNFKIGDTLTAGEVLHFKGLPSFSPEMFKYIENADPMKTKQLNKGIDQLMDEGVAQLFVNQFNGRKIIGTVGQLQFEVIQYRLLHEYGAQCRWEPLSLHKACWIESDSPETLENFKKRKYQYIAVDKEGRDVFLADSGYLLQMAQQDFPDIRFHFSSEF